In Mangifera indica cultivar Alphonso chromosome 1, CATAS_Mindica_2.1, whole genome shotgun sequence, a single genomic region encodes these proteins:
- the LOC123220599 gene encoding probable disease resistance protein At5g66900, with protein sequence MQTEFYSILRNRICLFVEERLMMDVGQDAIGMIIEKLFEAVGEEIAKAVMFKALLEQLESTLGSVTPIVKEIQKLNRELDRPADETEKFIKKLEQGEQLVRKCSTVRFNCFKRIYYAHKLQNLDASIVRFFQVDMAAQRARNTIETLVKVNQIYDNVMGLEVKAFKISGACSVPDPPAITVGLDVPVEELKMNLLEKGMKVIVVSGPAGSGKSTLVKKLCKDDKVKGKFKNNIFFVTVSKRPNVKVIVQKICRHKDCNVPVLLTDEDAFNELGRLLNQIQPEPILLVLDDVWSGSESIVQNLKFQLPDYKILVTSRFVFPQFGLGHNLKPLNEEAAMALFYHSAILPDQSSDILDQNLVCQILRACKGSPLALTVVGRSLCGQPEEVWQMRVKEWTEGATIFHSNTDLIFPLLSSLDALDNNIKECYMDLGSFPEDHRIPVTALIDMWMELYKLVEDRYAIVNLNDLSNRNLVNLVITRNTASHNGCYNDHFVIQHDLLRELIIYQSMSEPIERRKRLFIEISGNSFPEWWLEQKLHQVNARLLSISTDETFSSNWYDIKAPSVEVLVLNIQTKEYTLPNFMEIMDKMKVLIVTNNGFFLAELNNIQILGSLSNLKRIRLERVSLPSFDTTTLQMKNLQTISLVLCNVFEAFRNPTFDFSDAFPNLKEMNIDYCNDLVEFPNGICDIGSLNKLCITNCHKLSQLPQGIRNLLSLQVLRLASCVELKALPDTIGNLSNLDFLDISECLSIPELPIQMGELCSLKTLSMRGCSSCELPASITNLKKLEVVRCDEKTAYNWEKFQAHLTNLKVEVLKEDANLNWLDN encoded by the exons ATGCAAActgaattttattcaattcttagAAATCggatttgtttgtttgttgaaGAGAGACTGATGATGGATGTTGGACAAGATGCCATTGGAATGATCATCGAAAAGCTATTCGAAGCTGTTGGAGAGGAAATTGCTAAAGCAGTGATGTTCAAGGCTCTGTTGGAGCAACTGGAATCCACTTTAGGGTCTGTAACTCCTATCGTCAAGGAAATTCAGAAGTTAAACCGAGAATTGGATCGGCCTGCGGATGAAACTGAGAAGTTCATTAAGAAATTGGAACAAGGCGAGCAACTTGTACGCAAGTGCTCAACAGTTAGGTTTAATTGCTTTAAAAGAATCTATTACGCTCACAAACTTCAGAATCTGGATGCTTCAATTGTCAGGTTCTTTCAGGTTGATATGGCCGCACAACGGGCGAGAAACACCATAGAAACACTTGTGAAAGTCAATCAAATTTACGACAACGTCATGGGACTCGAGGTTAAAGCGTTTAAAATTAGTGGGGCCTGCTCAGTGCCTGATCCTCCGGCGATTACCGTTGGCCTGGATGTTCCAGTGGAGGAGTTAAAGATGAATTTGCTTGAAAAGGGCATGAAAGTGATAGTGGTGTCAGGTCCTGCAGGATCTGGGAAGAGTACATTGGTTAAAAAACTTTGCAAAGATGATAAAGTCAAAG GAAAATTCAAGAACAACATTTTCTTTGTCACTGTGTCTAAAAGGCCCAATGTGAAGGTCATTGTACAGAAAATATGTAGACATAAGGATTGCAATGTGCCTGTGCTTCTAACAGATGAAGATGCATTTAATGAATTGGGACGATTGCTGAACCAAATACAACCAGAGCCTATATTGTTGGTCCTTGATGATGTATGGTCTGGATCAGAATCCATTGTGCAAAATTTGAAGTTCCAATTGCCTGATTACAAGATATTGGTGACATCAAGATTTGTATTCCCACAATTTGGTCTTGGACATAATTTAAAACCATTGAATGAAGAAGCTGCCATGGCTCTTTTTTATCATTCAGCAATTTTGCCAGATCAGAGCTCTGACATTCTAGATCAAAATCTTGTCTGTCAG ATATTGAGAGCCTGTAAGGGATCTCCACTGGCCCTTACAGTAGTTGGCAGATCACTCTGTGGACAGCCTGAGGAAGTCTGGCAAATGAGAGTGAAGGAATGGACAGAAGGTGCAACTATTTTCCATTCTAACACTGATCTAATTTTTCCTCTCCTGAGCAGCTTGGATGCCTTAGATAATAATATCAAGGAGTGTTACATGGACCTTGGTTCATTTCCTGAGGACCATAGAATTCCTGTTACTGCCCTGATTGACATGTGGATGGAACTGTATAAACTGGTTGAAGATCGTTATGCGATTGTCAACCTCAATGATCTCTCCAATCGAAATTTGGTTAATCTGGTGATCACAAG GAATACTGCCAGTCATAACGGCTGCTACAATGATCATTTTGTTATACAACATGATCTTCTCAGAGAATTGATCATCTATCAAAGCATGTCGGAGCCAATCGAAAGGAGAAAAAGACTATTCATAGAGATAAGTGGAAACAGTTTTCCTGAGTGGTGGTTAGAACAAAAGCTGCACCAAGTTAATGCCCGCCTCTTGTCAATCTCCACAG ATGAAACATTTTCATCCAACTGGTATGACATCAAAGCACCTTCAGTTGAGGTTTTAGTTCTAAATATTCAGACAAAGGAGTACACCTTGCCGAATTTCATGGAGATAATGGACAAAATGAAGGTCTTGATAGTCACAAATAATGGTTTCTTCCTTGCTGAACTGAACAACATTCAGATTCTTGGCTCATTAAGCAATCTAAAGAGAATTAGACTGGAGAGAGTTTCACTTCCTTCCTTTGACACGACAACACTACAAATGAAGAATCTGCAGACAATATCATTGGTTTTGTGCAATGTCTTTGAGGCTTTTAGGAATCCCACCTTCGACTTCTCAGATGCATTTCCAAATCTAAAGGAGATGAACATCGACTATTGCAATGATCTTGTGGAATTTCCCAATGGGATATGTGATATCGGCTCCCTAAACAAGCTCTGCATCACCAACTGTCATAAGCTGTCTCAGCTGCCTCAGGGAATTAGGAATCTCTTAAGCTTACAAGTGCTAAGGCTTGCTTCCTGTGTTGAATTGAAAGCATTGCCGGACACAATCGGAAACCTATCTAATTTAGACTTTCTTGACATATCTGAATGTCTAAGCATCCCGGAATTGCCAATACAGATGGGTGAATTATGCAGTTTAAAAACTCTTAGCATGAGAGGGTGCTCTAGTTGTGAGCTACCGGCTTCCATCACTAATCTTAAGAAATTAGAAGTTGTGAGATGCGATGAAAAGACAGCCTATAACTGGGAAAAATTCCAGGCCCATCTCACAAATCTAAAGGTGGAAGTGCTCAAAGAAGATGCCAACTTAAATTGGCTTGACAATTAA
- the LOC123227504 gene encoding zinc finger BED domain-containing protein RICESLEEPER 2-like has translation MHQKNISRGSSYLSTATGKKRSRSSRSVKGKGIAIQGSHLRDSVENQEVKTTFIEDYEKFEEDVGEREDIMSEGKSSSPSPPVIPPSKKKKTSVVWECFPEDMIITIGDVRFVVCKFCNKRLKLQKIHSTTYLCPHMGQCVERKKAMGKQSSSKGQMLLNFQPIEENCPGLLTPPIVRSNAKYNHDMIREALAHMILIDELPFSFDEHISFNYFCSILQPLYERIGRKQVKSDCDRVVQAEAKQLKKFFKELRKISVTTDLWKSDAQNIEYMVITAHWVDQEWTLNKRIINFVHVPPPRNGETIAQALYNCFEDWGIQNKVFTITVDNASMNDKCIKSLKKDFKMDRSLVSGGNLFHIRCTAHIINLLVQDGINEIKDIIDKVRDNVKYVRASEVRQRDFASIAKICRIKERKLVLDCPTRWNSTYNMLNVALIFREVWPRYGAKDGNYLQYLPNEIEWKKLARVCDFLRVFNNDKEFDPVVASMVRSMIVKFDKYWGEVNLLMAVAIVMDPRYKLEFIKFVYPVLYGEYDAEIELDNLRHTLEELYHEYVELLSTDNPSLAPISQMESSTSYDSDIVLQWQAHRKKSQAKAVEKSELTMYLESDVFEFETSEGAKTKKFNVLHWWSVNQTKFPILSRMAAEILAVSISTVASENAFSAGGRVIDSYRASLAPKTVSMLMCGGDWIRAKHRVKKSIQI, from the exons ATgcaccaaaaaaatattagtcGAGGTTCCTCTTATTTATCAACTGCAACTGGAAAGAAACGTTCCCGTTCATCAAGGTCGGTAAAAGGGAAGGGAATAGCAATTCAGGGATCTCATTTGCGTGATTCTGTTGAGAATCAAGAAGTAAAAACTACATTTATAGAAGATTATGAAAAGTTTGAAGAAGATGTTGGTGAGCGGGAAGATATAATGTCTGAAGGAAAATCTAGCTCACCTAGTCCTCCAGTTATCCCTCCtagcaagaaaaaaaagaccTCTGTTGTTTGGGAGTGTTTTCCTGAAGACATGATTATAACGATAGGGGATGTACGATTTGTTGTATGTAAGTTCTGTAATAAAAGGTTAAAACTACAGAAAATACATTCAACAACATACCTTTGTCCTCATATGGGACAATGTGTCGAGCGAAAAAAGGCAATGGGGAAACAGAGTTCTTCGAAGGGACAAATGTTGTTGAACTTTCAACCAATAGAAGAAAATTGCCCAGGTCTCCTCACTCCACCCATTGTGAGATCGAACGCAAAGTATAATCACGATATg ATCCGTGAGGCATTAGCTCACATGATTCTGATTGATGAATTGCCATTCTCCTTTGATGAACATATTagcttcaattatttttgtagTATTCTACAACCATTATATGAGAGAATAGGCAGAAAACAAGTAAAATCTGACTGTGATCGAGTTGTACAAGCTGAAGCCAAacaattgaagaaattttttaaagagttaagaaagataaGTGTGACAACTGATTTATGGAAGTCAGATGCACAAAACATTGAATATATGGTTATAACTGCACATTGGGTGGATCAAGAATGGACATTAAATAAACGCATAATCAACTTTGTCCATGTGCCTCCTCCAAGAAATGGGGAAACTATTGCGCAGGCTTTGTACAATTGCTTCGAAGATTGGGGTATTCAGAATAAG GTGTTCACTATCACTGTAGACAATGCATCAATGAATGACAAGTGTATCAAATCATTGAAGAAAGATTTTAAGATGGATAGATCTCTAGTTTCTGGAGGAAATTTATTTCACATTAGATGCACGGCTCATATCATCAATCTTCTTGTTCAAGATggtattaatgaaattaaggaTATTATTGATAAAGTAAGGGACAATGTGAAATATGTGCGTGCAAGTGAGGTTAGACAACGAGACTTTGCAAGCATTGCTAAAATTTGTAGGATTAAAGAAAGGAAATTGGTCTTGGATTGTCCCACTAGATGGAATAGCACATATAATATGTTGAATGTGGCATTGATTTTTCGAGAAGTATGGCCGCGATACGGAGCTAAAGATGGAAACTATTTGCAGTATTTACCAAATGAGATTGAATGGAAAAAATTGGCTAGAGTTTGTGACTTTTTGAGAGTTTTTAATAAT GATAAAGAATTTGATCCTGTTGTGGCCTCAATGGTTAGATCGATGATAGTAAAGTTTGACAAATATTGGGGAGAGGTTAACCTACTCATGGCAGTCGCAATCGTTATGGATCCAAG GTATAAATTAGAGTTTATAAAGTTTGTTTATCCCGTTTTATATGGAGAATATGATGCGGAGATTGAGCTTGACAACCTACGCCATACATTGGAAGAGTTATATCATGAGTATGTGGAACTTTTATCAACAGACAACCCATCCCTCGCCCCTATATCACAGATGGAATCATCTACCTCat ATGATTCTGATATTGTGTTGCAATGGCAAGCACACCGTAAGAAAAGTCAAGCTAAAGCCGTCGAAAAGTCAGAGTTGACAATGTACCTCGAATCCGATGTCTTTGAGTTTGAGACATCAGAGGGtgcaaagacaaaaaaatttaatgtactTCATTGGTGGTCTGTTAATCAAACCAAGTTTCCAATCTTGTCACGTATGGCGGCTGAGATTCTTGCAGTTTCGATCTCTACTGTTGCTTCAGAAAATGCTTTTAGTGCTGGGGGTAGAGTGATTGACTCGTATAGGGCATCTCTAGCACCAAAAACTGTAAGTATGCTTATGTGTGGAGGTGATTGGATTCGAGCCAAACATCGAGTGAAAAAATCAATACAGATATAA
- the LOC123220601 gene encoding serine/threonine-protein kinase SAPK10-like, whose protein sequence is MLVGAYPFEDPEEPKDFRKTIQRILSVQYAIPDFVQISQECRDLISRIFVADPATRITIPEIRNHPWFLKNLPADLVDENTMGSHYEEPDQPMQSIDVIMQILAEASIPAVGNGLNQCLLDNFDMDDDMEDLDSESDLDVDSSGEIVYAL, encoded by the exons ATGTTGGTGGGAGCATATCCATTTGAGGATCCTGAGGAGCCAAAGGATTTCAGGAAAACAATTcaa AGGATTCTCAGTGTCCAGTATGCCATTCCAGATTTTGTTCAAATATCTCAAGAGTGCCGTGATCTGATTTCTAGAATTTTTGTTGCTGATCCTGCAACT AGAATCACGATTCCTGAAATTAGGAACCATCCGTGGTTTTTGAAGAATCTGCCTGCTGACCTTGTGGACGAAAATACAATGGGTAGCCATTACGAAGAACCTGATCAACCAATGCAGAGCATTGATGTGATCATGCAGATCCTTGCCGAGGCCTCCATACCAGCTGTTGGGAATGGGCTTAACCAATGCTTGTTAGACAACTTTGACATGGATGATGACATGGAGGATTTAGATTCTGAATCGGACCTTGATGTTGACAGTAGTGGAGAGATAGTTTATGCACTGTAA